Proteins found in one Mesorhizobium sp. CAU 1732 genomic segment:
- the ytfR gene encoding galactofuranose ABC transporter, ATP-binding protein YtfR produces the protein MTAVPDRPPLLRAEHVSKSFPGTKALDGVSLALHAGEVHALLGENGAGKSTLIKCLTGAYRRDLGDILLDGQSIDPRNTLEAQKHGIGTVYQEVNLLPNLSVAENLFLGHQPTRFGMIATRRMNAGAAAMLQEYGLSIDVTRTLDTYSVAVQQVIAIARAVSLSGKVLILDEPTASLDQQEVQMLFAVVRRLKERGLAIVFISHFLDQVFAISDRITVLRNGRLVGTEPTANIDRVKLINMMLGRELAEETRKTGRAGPVHDQAPKYVFRHMGRRGRIEPFDLDIHRGEVVGIAGLLGSGRTETAEVLFGITPSDSGEATRDGKTIPLASPRDAVAAGFGFSPEDRKSHGIIAELSVRENIVLALQARIGWARRIPTRQQKAIADDFIRRLDIRTSDAEKPVGQLSGGNQQKVMLARWLATNPEFLILDEPTRGIDVGAHAEIIRLIEDLCAEGMSLLVISSELDELVVYSHRVIVVRDRRHVAELVGEDVTSDRMVAAIAAQGASPAGSEDVRA, from the coding sequence ATGACTGCCGTGCCAGATCGCCCGCCGCTGCTGCGCGCGGAGCATGTGTCGAAATCGTTCCCCGGAACCAAGGCGCTCGACGGCGTGTCCCTTGCGCTTCATGCGGGCGAGGTTCATGCGCTGCTGGGTGAGAACGGCGCCGGCAAGTCGACGCTCATCAAGTGCCTGACAGGCGCCTATCGAAGGGACCTCGGCGACATCCTGCTCGACGGTCAATCGATCGATCCCAGAAATACGCTCGAAGCCCAAAAGCACGGTATCGGCACGGTCTATCAGGAGGTGAACCTCCTGCCGAATTTGAGCGTCGCGGAAAACCTGTTTCTGGGTCACCAACCGACGCGCTTCGGCATGATCGCCACACGGCGTATGAATGCCGGCGCTGCCGCCATGCTTCAGGAATATGGGCTCTCCATCGACGTGACGCGCACGCTCGATACCTATTCGGTCGCCGTGCAGCAGGTCATCGCCATCGCGCGCGCGGTGTCCCTGTCCGGCAAGGTTCTGATCCTGGATGAGCCGACGGCAAGCCTCGACCAACAGGAAGTGCAGATGCTCTTCGCGGTCGTGCGACGATTGAAAGAGCGCGGGCTAGCCATTGTTTTCATTTCGCATTTTCTCGATCAAGTCTTCGCCATCAGCGACCGCATCACGGTGCTGCGCAATGGTCGCCTTGTCGGCACCGAACCGACGGCGAACATCGACCGCGTCAAGCTGATCAACATGATGCTCGGGCGCGAACTTGCCGAGGAGACGCGCAAGACGGGTCGCGCCGGACCTGTCCACGACCAGGCGCCAAAATACGTCTTCCGGCACATGGGGAGGCGAGGGCGCATCGAACCGTTTGACCTCGACATTCACCGCGGCGAAGTCGTCGGCATCGCAGGGCTCCTCGGTTCCGGCAGAACCGAGACGGCGGAAGTTCTGTTCGGGATCACGCCAAGCGATAGCGGCGAGGCGACGAGGGATGGCAAGACGATACCGCTCGCATCCCCGCGCGACGCGGTCGCGGCCGGGTTCGGCTTTTCGCCCGAAGACCGCAAGAGCCACGGCATCATTGCGGAACTCAGCGTCCGCGAAAACATCGTGCTGGCGCTGCAGGCGCGCATCGGCTGGGCGCGGCGGATCCCCACACGCCAGCAGAAGGCGATCGCGGACGACTTCATACGCCGCCTCGACATCAGGACATCCGACGCGGAGAAGCCGGTGGGGCAACTGTCGGGCGGCAACCAGCAAAAGGTCATGCTTGCCCGCTGGCTGGCGACCAATCCCGAATTTCTCATTCTCGATGAACCCACGCGCGGCATCGACGTGGGTGCTCATGCCGAGATCATCCGCCTCATCGAGGATCTCTGCGCGGAGGGAATGTCCCTGCTCGTGATTTCGTCGGAACTGGACGAACTCGTGGTCTACAGCCACCGCGTCATCGTCGTGCGCGACCGCCGTCATGTCGCGGAACTCGTCGGCGAGGACGTCACCTCCGACCGCATGGTGGCGGCAATCGCCGCACAGGGCGCATCGCCTGCCGGTTCCGAGGATGTACGCGCATGA
- a CDS encoding ABC transporter permease, with protein MNGTTRFVRRIAPQLVTLAAVIALIAIVFPGFFDISMANGRLYGSPIDIMNRGAPVALLAIGMTLVIATGGIDLSVGAVMAICGAVAAWCVHQGFGLPATLLISLSAGLACGLWNGFLVAVLRIQPIVATLILMVAGRGIAQLITEGAILTFNDPGLIFLGSGSLAAVPTPIVLWFAMGALVTFIVRRSALGLLIEAVGVNQRASMLSGVNARVLLIAVYMTSGLCAALAGIIVAADIRGADANNAGLWLELDAILAVVIGGTSLLGGRFSLIASLIGAMIIQSVNTGILLSGFPPEFNLVIKAGIILVILVLQSPAMRNTFTFFAPEKSP; from the coding sequence ATGAACGGGACAACGCGCTTTGTGCGCCGCATCGCCCCTCAACTCGTGACGCTCGCCGCCGTCATTGCGCTGATCGCCATCGTCTTTCCCGGCTTCTTCGACATCTCGATGGCCAACGGCCGGCTCTATGGCAGCCCGATCGACATCATGAATCGGGGCGCGCCGGTCGCGCTGCTCGCGATCGGCATGACACTGGTGATCGCGACCGGTGGGATCGACCTGTCGGTCGGCGCGGTGATGGCGATCTGCGGCGCGGTCGCCGCGTGGTGCGTGCATCAGGGATTCGGGCTGCCGGCAACGCTCCTGATCAGCCTCTCGGCCGGCCTCGCATGCGGGCTATGGAACGGGTTTCTGGTGGCGGTGCTGCGCATTCAGCCGATCGTCGCGACGCTGATATTGATGGTTGCGGGCCGTGGCATCGCGCAGTTGATCACGGAAGGCGCCATCCTGACCTTCAACGACCCGGGTCTGATCTTCCTCGGATCCGGCTCTCTGGCCGCCGTTCCGACGCCGATCGTATTGTGGTTCGCGATGGGCGCGCTGGTGACGTTCATCGTCAGGCGAAGCGCGCTTGGGCTGTTGATCGAAGCGGTTGGCGTCAATCAACGCGCCTCGATGCTCTCGGGCGTCAATGCGCGCGTGTTGCTGATCGCGGTCTACATGACATCCGGTCTCTGCGCAGCGCTGGCCGGCATCATCGTCGCGGCAGACATTCGCGGCGCCGACGCCAACAATGCCGGCCTGTGGCTGGAGCTCGACGCGATCCTCGCGGTGGTTATCGGGGGCACGTCGCTCCTCGGCGGACGCTTCTCGCTAATTGCCTCGCTCATCGGGGCGATGATCATCCAGTCGGTCAACACCGGCATCCTGCTCTCCGGCTTCCCGCCCGAATTCAACCTCGTCATCAAGGCCGGCATCATCCTCGTGATCCTGGTCCTTCAATCGCCAGCGATGCGCAACACATTCACCTTCTTCGCGCCGGAGAAATCGCCTTGA
- the yjfF gene encoding galactofuranose ABC transporter, permease protein YjfF, which produces MNARMLPLAATVLIFLVFYAICYIQFPAMLSTRVIGNLLTDNAFLGIIAVGMTFVILSGGIDLSVGSVIAFSGVFIAVMLRDTGLDPLPVFAMLLIITTLFGAAMGATIYFLEMPPFIVTLAGMFLARGMAYVLSIDSVPITHETYQTLQGLYWLMPGKGRLTLIGGLMLIVFLAGILLAHRTRFGTNVYALGGGVHTARLMGVPVARTTILIYALSGGLAGLSGIVFSLYTSAGYSLATVGVELDAIAAVVIGGTLLTGGSGFVAGTLIGVLIMGLIQTYIIFDGTLSSWWTKIAIGLLLLAFIVLQKVLVWATNRRQRAVAP; this is translated from the coding sequence ATGAATGCGCGCATGCTTCCGCTCGCCGCCACGGTCCTGATCTTCCTGGTGTTCTATGCGATCTGCTACATCCAGTTCCCGGCGATGCTGTCGACGCGCGTCATCGGCAATCTGCTGACCGACAACGCCTTTCTGGGCATCATCGCGGTCGGCATGACCTTCGTCATCCTGTCGGGCGGGATCGACCTGTCGGTCGGGTCGGTCATTGCCTTCTCGGGCGTGTTCATCGCCGTCATGCTGCGCGACACAGGCCTCGATCCCTTGCCGGTCTTCGCGATGCTGCTGATCATCACGACGCTTTTCGGGGCGGCGATGGGCGCGACCATCTACTTCCTCGAAATGCCGCCCTTCATCGTCACGCTCGCCGGAATGTTTCTGGCGCGTGGCATGGCCTATGTGCTGTCGATCGACAGCGTTCCAATCACCCACGAGACCTACCAGACACTCCAGGGGCTGTACTGGCTGATGCCGGGGAAGGGGCGCTTGACCCTGATTGGCGGCCTGATGCTGATCGTTTTCCTGGCCGGAATCCTGCTCGCGCACCGCACGCGCTTCGGCACCAACGTCTACGCGCTTGGCGGCGGCGTGCACACCGCGCGCCTGATGGGTGTGCCGGTCGCGCGCACGACGATCCTGATTTACGCGCTGTCGGGAGGCCTCGCGGGCCTTTCGGGTATCGTGTTTTCCTTATACACATCCGCGGGTTATTCGCTTGCGACGGTCGGCGTCGAACTCGACGCGATCGCCGCGGTGGTGATCGGCGGAACCTTGCTCACGGGGGGCAGCGGTTTCGTCGCCGGTACGCTGATCGGCGTGCTGATTATGGGATTGATCCAGACCTACATCATCTTCGACGGCACGCTTTCGAGTTGGTGGACGAAGATCGCGATCGGCCTTCTGCTGCTGGCGTTCATCGTCCTGCAGAAGGTGCTGGTATGGGCCACCAACCGCAGGCAGCGCGCCGTCGCGCCGTGA
- a CDS encoding FadR/GntR family transcriptional regulator, giving the protein MLRSAISGHVVRNSHAHVVNEIGKSIVGGAYESGTILPGDTELAERFAVSRTVLREAMKTLTAKGMVIPKARIGTRVTARTKWNFFDADVLSWHLENGVDKTFLRHLAEMRLSFEPYAARLAAVQATDTDIALLYERAEAMDKAMSMEGFALADLNFHMALLDASKNPFMYSVGTLIEAALVTTFRLSSPFGEPARHRANAAAHRRIVDGIAARDADAAAKAVENVIVDGRDRIARAGELAEAMR; this is encoded by the coding sequence GTGCTCAGATCCGCCATCTCCGGCCATGTTGTCAGGAACAGCCACGCACATGTGGTCAACGAGATTGGCAAGTCGATCGTGGGCGGCGCTTACGAAAGCGGCACGATCCTGCCCGGCGACACCGAGTTGGCCGAACGGTTCGCCGTCTCCCGCACCGTCCTGCGCGAGGCGATGAAGACGCTGACGGCCAAGGGAATGGTCATCCCTAAGGCGCGCATCGGAACCCGCGTCACGGCGCGCACCAAGTGGAATTTCTTCGATGCGGACGTGCTGAGCTGGCACCTCGAAAACGGGGTGGACAAGACCTTCCTCCGCCATCTGGCCGAGATGCGCCTGTCGTTCGAGCCCTATGCGGCGCGCCTCGCGGCAGTTCAGGCGACCGACACCGACATTGCACTGCTCTATGAACGTGCGGAAGCGATGGACAAGGCAATGTCGATGGAAGGCTTCGCCTTGGCCGACCTCAATTTCCACATGGCGCTTCTCGACGCATCCAAGAACCCGTTCATGTATTCGGTCGGAACGCTGATCGAGGCGGCGCTTGTCACGACTTTCCGGCTGAGTTCACCGTTCGGGGAGCCGGCGCGCCATCGCGCAAATGCGGCCGCACACCGGCGCATCGTCGACGGCATCGCCGCCCGCGACGCCGATGCCGCCGCCAAAGCGGTCGAAAACGTCATCGTAGACGGCCGCGACCGGATCGCCAGGGCAGGGGAACTGGCCGAAGCGATGCGGTGA
- a CDS encoding arginase family protein: MIRTLGLVGAPSSAGAYAPGQEKAPAAFRRHGLVSALVESCLHVNDRGDIRGFRWRPDPQRPKAMNVDEVRRVAVAVADRVGDALACGEAVLMLGGDCTVELGTVAGALRDDHSVGLVYIDFDVDLNVPETSDGALDWTGVAHLLDLPGTEAALSGLGPRRPMLAPADILYFAADNITPAEAKTVDALDLERIGLAEVRADPVGAARRAVDWGTRYERLLIHLDVDVLSFTDFPIAENVRRCDG, translated from the coding sequence ATGATCCGCACTCTTGGTCTCGTTGGCGCACCTTCGAGCGCCGGCGCCTATGCGCCGGGGCAGGAGAAGGCTCCGGCCGCCTTTCGGCGCCATGGGTTGGTTTCGGCGCTGGTGGAATCCTGTCTGCACGTGAATGACCGGGGAGATATACGGGGCTTCCGCTGGCGGCCGGACCCGCAACGGCCCAAGGCCATGAATGTCGATGAAGTGCGACGGGTGGCGGTTGCCGTGGCCGACAGGGTTGGGGATGCATTGGCCTGCGGCGAAGCGGTACTCATGCTTGGCGGCGACTGCACGGTCGAGCTTGGAACCGTGGCCGGGGCGCTGCGCGACGACCATTCGGTCGGGCTCGTCTACATTGATTTCGACGTTGACCTGAATGTCCCGGAGACGAGCGACGGCGCGCTTGATTGGACCGGCGTCGCGCATCTGCTGGACCTCCCGGGTACGGAGGCGGCATTGAGCGGTCTCGGCCCACGTCGGCCGATGCTCGCTCCGGCCGATATTCTGTATTTCGCGGCCGACAACATCACTCCCGCAGAGGCAAAGACGGTGGACGCGCTCGATCTGGAGCGCATCGGGCTCGCGGAGGTCAGGGCCGATCCGGTCGGCGCGGCCCGGCGCGCCGTGGATTGGGGCACGCGCTACGAACGCCTTCTCATCCATCTCGATGTCGATGTGCTGAGCTTCACCGACTTCCCCATCGCGGAGAATGTCCGCCGCTGCGACGGCTGA
- a CDS encoding DUF2200 domain-containing protein — protein sequence MKKHRVYSISVASVYPHYVTKAEKKGRTKAEVDEIICWLTGHSQETLDDELAKKTTFEDFFEHAPRLNPARSLITGLICGYRVEDIQEPLMREMRYLDKLIDELAKGRAMAKILRG from the coding sequence ATGAAGAAACACCGCGTTTATTCAATCAGCGTCGCCAGCGTGTACCCGCATTATGTCACCAAGGCGGAAAAGAAGGGGCGCACGAAAGCGGAAGTCGATGAAATCATCTGTTGGCTGACCGGGCATAGCCAGGAGACGCTTGATGATGAGCTGGCGAAGAAAACAACCTTCGAGGATTTCTTCGAGCACGCGCCGCGTCTGAACCCTGCGCGGTCGCTTATCACAGGTTTGATTTGCGGCTATCGCGTGGAAGATATCCAGGAACCCCTCATGCGGGAAATGCGCTACCTGGACAAACTGATCGACGAACTCGCCAAGGGGCGAGCGATGGCGAAAATTCTGCGCGGGTAA
- a CDS encoding TetR-like C-terminal domain-containing protein: MPEANPRQPREDDPRFQRSLRALHAALLELVDAKPLEEISITALVQAAGVTRPTFYQHFADIPDAVRRAALTRLDAAFPLPEPFPEDFEASTQNIFQHVVGEALPVIEHLREHREFYLRVLDGAGNAAFFDEIVSFLAGRFLPDAFELAASRQAARKDDLMTVMAGGAMWLMVRWLHDDTPAETAGEMAQRIAAVAATMVAPLREERP, encoded by the coding sequence GTGCCAGAAGCGAACCCACGCCAGCCGCGAGAAGACGACCCGCGGTTTCAGCGAAGCCTGAGGGCGCTTCACGCCGCCCTTCTCGAACTGGTTGATGCAAAGCCGCTGGAGGAGATTTCCATCACCGCGCTTGTCCAGGCGGCGGGGGTGACGCGCCCGACCTTCTACCAGCACTTCGCCGATATTCCCGACGCTGTCCGCCGGGCGGCGCTGACGCGTCTGGACGCCGCCTTCCCCCTGCCCGAGCCGTTTCCGGAGGACTTCGAGGCCAGCACTCAGAACATCTTTCAGCATGTGGTGGGAGAGGCGCTGCCCGTGATCGAGCATCTGCGCGAACATCGGGAGTTCTACCTGCGAGTACTCGACGGAGCCGGCAACGCGGCGTTTTTCGACGAAATCGTCTCTTTTCTGGCCGGGCGTTTCCTTCCCGACGCCTTCGAGCTTGCCGCCAGCCGGCAGGCAGCGCGGAAGGACGATCTCATGACGGTCATGGCCGGCGGCGCCATGTGGCTGATGGTCCGTTGGCTGCACGACGACACACCCGCCGAGACAGCCGGTGAGATGGCGCAAAGAATCGCCGCCGTCGCCGCCACAATGGTCGCACCCCTGCGAGAAGAAAGGCCGTGA
- a CDS encoding cytochrome P450, producing the protein MSSQPNVPQPPVKPIIGNLTEIDPEAPVQAFMELSRKYGPFFKMQIFDRTVYIASSQELVNELCDETRFNKRVHPPLEEIRAFAKDGLFTAYSEEPNWAKAHRILMPAFGPIGVRGMFDQMLDIADQMFVRWERFGPSTVIDVPDNMTRLTLDTIALCAFDYRFNSFYQDEMHPFVGAMVGALKESGQRTRRPKLVSNLMLSTARQYQADADLMRNVAKELIDERRRDPQGAEKKDLLNLMLNGVDPVTGEKLDDENIGYQMITFLIAGHETTSGLLSFATYLLLKNPEALQKARAIVDEVLGDEMPRIEHLAQLRYIEQILMESLRIWPTAAVFGVKPLEDTMLAGKYPLTTEDTVLILEPMLHRDPKVWDEPEAFRPERFVPENAEKLPPNAWKPFGSGARACIGRPFAMQEAQLVLAMMLQRFDFVFDDPSYQLKVHETLTLKPENLKIRARARRSSATLARGRSIARQPQVLTQPAAADRKLDADAPRLLVLYGSNTGSSEAFANRIAGDAAGHGFAATAAPMDDYAGMLPKDGALVVVTASYEGQPPDNARQFIANVEALDAGALSGVKFAVFGCGNRQWARTYQAIPKRVDAALEKAGGLRIAGRGEADSGGDFFGAFDEWYATFWPAASEAFGKKALPIETTSKLEVTFVRGGRESALRLGDLKQGTVVGNRELVDMSATNARSKRHIALALPEGMTYQAGDYLAVLARNPAGLVDRVLRRFGIAHDTQIVISGGSGTTGLPTGHPVSCGDLLESYVELAQPATRAQVSALAASTRCPPERVPLNELAGEKYEAEVLGKRMSVIDLLDRFQACELDFAGYLSMLPPMKARQYSISSSPLWKPDHVTLTVAVVDAPALSGNGRYQGVASSYLASLEPGDRISIAVRPSNARFHPPANPQTPMIMICAGSGIAPFRGFLQDRAAQKAGGREIGPSLLFFGTNHPDVDYLYHDELSAWERDGVVEVLPAFTDRPEGDVKFVQHRVWAARERMEDLFKKGATVFVCGDGRHMAPAVRETLIRIYREATGVTESEADQWADKIEREHGRYVADVFA; encoded by the coding sequence ATGTCCAGCCAGCCGAACGTTCCCCAGCCTCCCGTAAAGCCCATCATCGGCAACCTCACCGAGATCGACCCGGAGGCGCCGGTGCAAGCCTTCATGGAGCTTTCGCGCAAATACGGCCCGTTCTTCAAGATGCAGATATTCGACCGCACGGTGTACATCGCCAGTTCGCAGGAACTGGTCAATGAGCTGTGCGACGAAACTCGCTTCAACAAGCGTGTCCATCCGCCGCTCGAAGAGATTCGGGCATTTGCAAAGGACGGCCTGTTCACCGCCTATAGCGAGGAGCCCAACTGGGCCAAGGCGCACCGTATCCTGATGCCCGCCTTCGGTCCCATCGGCGTGCGCGGCATGTTCGACCAGATGCTCGACATCGCCGACCAGATGTTCGTGCGCTGGGAGCGCTTCGGTCCGAGCACGGTCATCGACGTGCCGGACAACATGACCCGGCTGACACTGGATACGATCGCGCTCTGCGCCTTCGACTACCGCTTCAACAGCTTCTACCAGGATGAGATGCACCCCTTCGTCGGCGCGATGGTGGGCGCGCTGAAGGAGAGTGGGCAGCGGACCCGACGGCCGAAGCTGGTGAGCAACCTGATGTTGTCGACCGCCCGGCAGTACCAGGCGGACGCCGACCTGATGCGCAACGTCGCCAAGGAGCTGATCGATGAGCGTCGGCGGGACCCGCAGGGTGCGGAGAAGAAAGACCTTCTTAACCTGATGCTGAACGGCGTTGACCCGGTAACGGGCGAGAAGCTCGATGACGAGAACATCGGCTACCAGATGATCACCTTCCTGATCGCCGGGCACGAGACGACCAGTGGCCTGCTGTCCTTTGCGACCTATCTGCTGCTCAAGAATCCCGAAGCCTTGCAGAAGGCCCGCGCCATTGTCGATGAGGTGCTGGGTGACGAGATGCCCCGAATCGAGCATCTGGCCCAGCTTCGCTACATCGAGCAGATTCTGATGGAGAGCCTCCGCATCTGGCCGACGGCGGCCGTGTTCGGCGTAAAGCCCCTGGAGGACACGATGCTGGCCGGCAAGTATCCGCTGACGACGGAGGATACGGTGCTGATCCTCGAACCGATGCTGCACCGCGATCCCAAGGTCTGGGACGAGCCGGAGGCATTCCGCCCGGAGCGTTTCGTGCCGGAGAATGCCGAGAAGCTGCCGCCAAACGCCTGGAAGCCGTTCGGCAGCGGCGCGCGCGCCTGTATCGGGCGTCCCTTCGCCATGCAGGAGGCGCAACTGGTGCTGGCGATGATGCTCCAGCGCTTCGACTTCGTGTTCGACGATCCGTCCTACCAGCTCAAGGTGCACGAGACGCTGACCCTCAAACCCGAAAACCTGAAGATCCGGGCGCGCGCGCGCCGCTCCTCGGCCACACTGGCCCGAGGCCGCTCGATTGCGCGCCAGCCGCAGGTGCTCACGCAGCCGGCCGCGGCCGACAGGAAGCTGGACGCGGACGCGCCACGCCTTCTCGTCCTTTACGGTTCCAATACCGGCTCCTCGGAAGCCTTCGCCAACCGCATCGCGGGCGATGCGGCCGGGCACGGCTTCGCCGCGACCGCCGCACCGATGGACGACTATGCCGGCATGTTGCCCAAGGACGGTGCACTGGTCGTCGTCACCGCCTCCTACGAGGGCCAACCGCCGGACAATGCCCGCCAGTTCATCGCCAATGTCGAGGCGCTGGACGCAGGCGCCCTTTCGGGCGTTAAATTCGCCGTCTTCGGCTGCGGCAACAGGCAATGGGCGCGGACATATCAGGCGATTCCCAAGCGCGTCGACGCCGCCCTCGAAAAGGCGGGAGGCCTGCGCATAGCCGGTCGCGGCGAGGCGGATTCGGGTGGCGATTTCTTCGGTGCCTTCGACGAATGGTATGCCACGTTCTGGCCGGCCGCTTCCGAAGCCTTCGGCAAGAAAGCCTTGCCCATTGAAACTACCAGCAAGCTGGAAGTCACTTTCGTGCGGGGCGGTCGCGAAAGCGCCCTCCGGCTTGGTGATCTCAAACAGGGCACGGTGGTCGGGAACCGCGAGCTGGTCGACATGAGCGCGACCAATGCCCGCTCAAAGCGCCACATCGCGCTCGCGCTCCCCGAGGGCATGACCTATCAGGCCGGCGACTATCTCGCCGTTCTGGCGCGCAACCCGGCCGGCCTCGTCGACCGCGTGCTGCGCCGCTTCGGGATAGCCCACGACACCCAGATCGTCATCTCGGGTGGTTCGGGCACTACCGGTCTGCCTACTGGCCACCCGGTTTCCTGCGGCGACCTGCTCGAAAGCTATGTCGAGCTTGCACAGCCCGCCACCCGGGCGCAGGTTTCCGCTCTTGCCGCATCCACGCGCTGCCCGCCGGAAAGGGTTCCGCTCAACGAGCTGGCCGGCGAGAAATACGAGGCGGAGGTGCTTGGCAAGCGGATGAGCGTCATCGACCTGCTCGACCGGTTCCAGGCGTGCGAACTCGACTTCGCCGGCTACCTTTCCATGCTGCCGCCGATGAAGGCGCGGCAGTACTCGATCTCCTCCTCGCCGCTGTGGAAGCCGGACCACGTCACGTTGACGGTCGCCGTGGTCGATGCTCCGGCCCTGTCGGGCAATGGCCGTTATCAGGGCGTGGCCTCCAGCTACCTCGCTTCGCTCGAGCCCGGCGACCGTATCTCGATCGCCGTCAGACCTTCAAACGCCCGCTTCCACCCGCCGGCAAATCCGCAGACACCGATGATCATGATCTGCGCGGGCTCGGGCATCGCGCCGTTCCGCGGCTTCCTTCAGGATCGCGCGGCCCAGAAGGCCGGCGGGCGGGAGATCGGGCCATCGCTGCTATTCTTCGGCACAAACCATCCCGATGTCGACTATCTCTACCACGACGAGTTGTCCGCATGGGAGCGCGACGGCGTCGTCGAGGTGCTGCCCGCCTTCACCGACCGGCCCGAAGGCGACGTCAAGTTCGTGCAGCATCGCGTCTGGGCAGCGCGCGAGCGCATGGAAGACCTCTTCAAGAAGGGTGCCACCGTCTTCGTCTGCGGCGACGGCAGGCACATGGCCCCGGCCGTGCGCGAGACGCTCATCCGCATCTATCGAGAGGCGACCGGCGTCACGGAATCCGAAGCCGACCAGTGGGCGGACAAAATCGAACGCGAGCACGGTAGATATGTCGCTGATGTTTTCGCGTAA
- a CDS encoding septal ring lytic transglycosylase RlpA family protein produces the protein MSDITDAGIRRRPLRTAAARVPLFALLLGSAAFLAACASQETASVAPKKRSKEYFAESEYGVKASPRVSNLRSNLPRGGGRDQTGKPYKIRGKWYHPKEDPNYRKVGAASWYGDAFHGRLTANGEIYDMTHLTAAHPTMPLPSYARVTNTTNGSSVIVRVNDRGPYAHGRIIDLSRQAAQMLDYTHHGIAKVEVEYLGRAPLHGQDDAFLMASYRPGGAAPDPSDGMPTGVMIAMNGPTPTSRASASAAFPLSQQAPAFAGPSSAGDVVLPEFAPIAPERPGQDIAAIGFAPSPALAYADERVKRASAAIDAFASGELTPEALAQRYASRTNAQSDYVAVGTYGDQGAAETIARALASAGQVRIDTDYAGDGFAVSLYPDGRLPVDDLLKAAWAAGAPDALTVRE, from the coding sequence ATGAGCGACATCACGGATGCGGGTATACGGCGCAGGCCTTTGCGTACCGCAGCGGCAAGAGTGCCGCTGTTTGCTCTTTTGCTGGGGTCGGCCGCTTTTCTGGCTGCCTGCGCGTCCCAAGAAACCGCATCCGTCGCTCCCAAGAAGCGCTCCAAGGAGTATTTCGCGGAATCCGAATACGGCGTGAAGGCGAGCCCTCGCGTCAGCAATCTGCGCTCGAACCTTCCCCGTGGCGGCGGCCGCGACCAGACCGGCAAGCCCTACAAGATTCGCGGCAAGTGGTATCATCCGAAGGAAGATCCCAACTATCGCAAGGTGGGCGCCGCATCCTGGTATGGCGATGCCTTCCATGGGCGCCTGACCGCCAATGGCGAAATCTACGACATGACGCATCTGACGGCGGCACATCCCACGATGCCGCTGCCCAGCTATGCACGCGTCACCAACACGACGAACGGATCTTCTGTGATCGTGCGCGTCAATGATCGCGGTCCCTATGCGCATGGGCGGATCATCGACCTGTCGCGCCAGGCAGCCCAGATGCTGGACTATACGCACCATGGCATCGCCAAGGTCGAGGTTGAGTATCTCGGCCGCGCGCCGCTGCACGGCCAGGACGATGCCTTCCTGATGGCGTCCTATCGTCCGGGCGGAGCAGCGCCCGACCCGTCCGACGGCATGCCCACGGGCGTGATGATCGCGATGAACGGCCCGACCCCGACATCGCGGGCATCGGCGTCGGCGGCTTTCCCGCTGTCGCAACAAGCGCCTGCCTTCGCCGGGCCATCCAGCGCGGGCGATGTGGTCCTTCCAGAATTCGCGCCGATCGCGCCGGAGCGTCCAGGCCAGGACATTGCGGCGATTGGCTTCGCACCATCACCGGCGCTTGCCTATGCGGACGAACGCGTAAAACGTGCTTCGGCGGCAATCGATGCATTCGCCTCGGGTGAATTGACGCCGGAGGCATTGGCGCAACGCTATGCCTCCCGGACGAACGCGCAATCGGACTATGTGGCGGTCGGCACCTATGGCGATCAGGGGGCGGCCGAGACGATCGCGAGAGCGCTCGCAAGTGCTGGACAGGTGCGTATCGACACCGACTATGCCGGTGATGGCTTTGCCGTGAGCCTCTATCCGGACGGGCGCCTGCCCGTCGATGACCTGCTGAAAGCCGCATGGGCAGCAGGCGCTCCTGACGCTTTGACCGTCCGCGAATAG